In Rutidosis leptorrhynchoides isolate AG116_Rl617_1_P2 chromosome 2, CSIRO_AGI_Rlap_v1, whole genome shotgun sequence, one genomic interval encodes:
- the LOC139893933 gene encoding S-adenosyl-L-methionine-dependent tRNA 4-demethylwyosine synthase, with product MPTAAATPTAAVTTTTSAAHITILAILTATTAYCFYKSRSLRRLKHSSNPNLTTTPQKGKIIFISETNTSKTLAQRLHNKLITNNLSFDLIDATNYEPEDLHKETLVLYVVSTWQDGNPPANGVFLSNWLNESAEDFRVGSSLLKDCKFAVFGVGSRVYGDKFNEVGKRFSREMRALGAVEILPFFEGDVDEGELDKVFSVWSEDVIRVLKSGEFSGNPSDLLEGNNSVYDYDDDDYEDDDEDDEVQSDIVDLEDIAGKAPSKKDMGVISSNGKKNGVKEMVTPVIRASLTKQGYKIIGSHSGVKICRWTKSQLRGRGGCYKHSFYGIESHRCMEATPSLACANKCVFCWRHHTNPVGKSWQWKMDDPLMIVNSALEQHKKMIKQMKGVPGVTSERLAEGLSPRHCALSLVGEPIMYPEINTLVDELHQRRISTFLVTNAQFPEKIASLKPITQLYVSVDAGTKDSMKAIDRPLFGDFWERFVDSLKALKDKQQRTVYRLTLVKGWNAEDVDAYSSLFAIGNPDFVEIKGVTYCGTSATSKLTMENVPWHADVKAFSEALAEKSNGEYEVACEHAHSCCILLAKVDKFKINGLLHTWIDYEKFHDLVASGKSFGSNEYMAVTPSWAVYGANEGGFDPDQARYKKERNHKTSR from the exons ATGCCTACCGCCGCCGCTACTCCCACCGCCGCTGTAACCACCACCACCAGCGCAGCACACATCACAATCCTCGCCATCCTCACCGCCACCACCGCCTACTGCTTCTACAAATCCCGAAGTCTCCGCCGCCTCAAACACTCCTCAAACCCTAATCTCACCACAACACCTCAAAAAGGAAAAATCATCTTCATTTCCGAAAcaaacacttccaaaaccctagctCAACGTCTACACAACAAATTAATCACAAACAACCTATCATTTGACCTAATTGACGCTACCAATTACGAACCTGAAGACTTGCATAAAGAAACCCTAGTTTTATATGTCGTGTCCACGTGGCAAGACGGTAATCCACCGGCGAACGGTGTGTTTTTATCAAATTGGTTAAATGAAAGTGCTGAGGATTTTAGAGTAGGATCATCGTTACTTAAGGACTGCAAGTTTGCTGTGTTTGGTGTTGGAAGTAGGGTTTATGGTGATAAGTTTAATGAAGTCGGAAAACGTTTTTCGCGCGAGATGCGAGCGCTTGGCGCGGTCGAGATTTTGCCATTTTTTGAAGGAGATGTTGATGAGGGAGAGTTAGATAAGGTTTTTAGTGTTTGGAGTGAGGATGTGATTAGGGTTTTGAAATCAGGTGAATTCAGTGGAAATCCGAGTGATTTACTCGAAGGAAATAATTCagtttatgattatgatgatgatgattatgaggatgatgatgaagatgatgaagtacAGAGTGATATTGTTGATTTAGAAGATATTGCAGGGAAAGCGCCTTCGAAGAAAGATATGGGAGTGATATCAAGTAATGGGAAAAAGAATGGGGTGAAGGAAATGGTGACTCCGGTGATTAGGGCTAGTTTGACAAAACAG GGTTATAAGATTATTGGTTCGCATAGTGGTGTTAAAATATGTAGGTGGACGAAATCGCAGCTTAGAGGTCGTGGAGGTTGCTATAAGCATTCTTTCTATGGAATCGAGAGTCACAG GTGTATGGAGGCAACACCAAGTTTGGCATGTGCGAATAAATGTGTTTTCTGTTGGAGGCATCACACTAATCCTGTTGGAAAAAGTTGGCAGTGGAAGATGGATGATCCTTTGATGATTGTTAATTCTGCTTTAGAACAACATAAGAAAATGATTAAGCAAATGAAAGGAGTTCCAG GTGTTACATCAGAGCGCTTGGCAGAAGGCCTGTCGCCCAGGCATTGTGCGTTATCACTCGTTGGGGAGCCAATCATGTATCCCGAGATCAATACACTTGTTGACGAGCTCCACCAAAGGCGAATTTCTACATTTCTTGTGACAAATGCACAGTTTCCTGAGAAGATTGCGTCACTAAAACCGATTACTCAG TTATATGTTAGTGTTGATGCTGGAACAAAGGACAGTATGAAGGCGATTGACAGACCACTCTTTGGCGACTTCTGGGAACGGTTTGTT GATTCTTTAAAAGCTTTGAAGGATAAGCAACAGAGAACTGTGTATCGTTTGACACTTGTTAAAGGATGGAATGCAGAGGACGTAGATGCCTATTCTAGCCTCTTTGCCATTGGAAACCCTGATTTTGTTGAAATCAAAGGTGTTACCTATTGTGGAAC GTCTGCTACATCAAAGTTGACAATGGAGAACGTGCCATGGCATGCTGATGTCAAAGCCTTTTCTGAGGCATTAGCCGAGAAAAGCAACGGAGAGTATGAGGTTGCTTGTGAACACGCTCATTCATGTTGTATTCTTCTAGCTAAAGTTGACAAGTTCAAGATTAATGGTCTGTTGCACACATGGATAGATTATGAGAAGTTTCATGACTTG GTGGCTTCGGGAAAATCTTTTGGAAGTAATGAGTACATGGCTGTTACTCCATCATGGGCTGTGTATGGAGCTAATGAAGGTGGGTTTGATCCAGACCAGGCTCGGTATAAGAAAGAGAGGAATCATAAAACTAGCCGCTGA